A region from the Aegilops tauschii subsp. strangulata cultivar AL8/78 chromosome 5, Aet v6.0, whole genome shotgun sequence genome encodes:
- the LOC109735931 gene encoding amino acid transporter ANT1: MAPEVKVPLLEGRGATPAQTLGNIVVSIVGTGVLGLPYAFRTAGWLAGTLGVAGAGAATFYCMLLLLDCRDKLREQETEEDGLGDEQSRHGDGGNYTYGDLGERCFGPVGRHFTEAIIVLCQTGGTVAYLVFIGQNISSVLPALSPAIVVLALLLPVEVALSFVRSLSALAPFSILADACTVLAVAAVVKEDVQLLVERGQPFADRSAFAGLWGVPFACGVAVFCFEGFCLTLALEASMSNRAKFRPVLLQAIAGVTVVYVGFGVCGYLAYGDATRDIVTLNLPSNWSTAAVKVVLCVALALTFAVMMHPIHEIVESRLLAPGGWVRRRGGFVERAALHLSRVAVVATLAAIACFVPAFGEFAAFVGSTVCALLSFVLPALFHLRVVGPTASTWARAVDYFFLLSGLVFAGHGMYTVLSPQ, encoded by the exons ATGGCGCCCGAAGTGAAGGTGCCGCTGCTGGAGGGGAGGGGCGCGACGCCCGCGCAGACGTTGGGGAACATCGTCGTGTCCATCGTCGGCACCGGCGTGCTCGGCCTGCCCTACGCCTTCCGCACCGCGGGCTGGCTCGCCGGCACCCTCGGGGTCGCTGGCGCCGGCGCCGCCACCTTCTACTGCATGCTCCTCCTG CTGGATTGCAGGGACAAGCTGCGGGAGCAAGAAACAGAGGAGGACGGGCTCGGAGATGAGCAGAGCCGCCATGGCGATGGCGGCAACTACACATACGGGGACCTGGGCGAGCGATGCTTTGGCCCCGTCGGCAGGCACTTCACGGAGGCCATCATCGTCCTATGCCAGACCGGCGGCACCGTGGCGTACCTCGTCTTCATCGGCCAGAACATCAGCTCCGTGCTCCCCGCGCTCTCGCCGGCCATCGTCGTCCTGGCGCTCCTGCTGCCGGTCGAGGTCGCGCTCTCCTTCGTCCGCTCCCTCTCCGCGCTCGCGCCCTTCAGCATACTCGCCGACGCCTGCACTGTGCTGGCCGTCGCCGCCGTGGTCAAGGAGGACGTCCAGCTCCTGGTCGAGCGCGGGCAGCCATTCGCCGACCGGAGCGCGTTCGCCGGGCTCTGGGGCGTCCCGTTCGCGTGCGGCGTTGCCGTGTTCTGCTTCGAGGGGTTCTGCCTCACGCTCGCGCTGGAGGCGTCCATGTCGAACAGAGCCAAGTTCCGGCCGGTGCTCCTCCAGGCCATCGCCGGAGTCACGGTCGTGTACGTCGGCTTCGGCGTCTGCGGCTACCTCGCCTACGGCGACGCCACCCGGGACATCGTCACCCTCAACCTCCCGAGCAACTGGTCCACCGCCGCCGTCAAGGTGGTGCTGTGCGTCGCGCTGGCGCTCACGTTCGCGGTGATGATGCACCCGATCCACGAGATCGTGGAGTCGCGGCTGCTGGCGCCGGGCGGGTGGGTGCGGAGGCGCGGCGGCTTCGTGGAGCGTGCGGCGCTGCACCTGAGCCGCGTCGCGGTGGTGGCGACGCTGGCCGCGATAGCGTGCTTCGTGCCGGCGTTCGGGGAGTTCGCGGCGTTCGTGGGGAGCACGGTGTGCGCGCTGCTCTCCTTTGTGCTGCCGGCGCTCTTCCACCTCCGCGTCGTGGGGCCGACGGCGAGCACGTGGGCGCGCGCGGTGGACTACTTTTTCTTGCTCTCCGGCCTGGTGTTTGCCGGTCATGGGATGTACACGGTCTTGTCACCCCAGTGA